The following proteins are co-located in the Citrobacter freundii ATCC 8090 = MTCC 1658 = NBRC 12681 genome:
- a CDS encoding YtcA family lipoprotein produces the protein MQTVNSSIVIPLRIIGWFLSLPLLTGCNFSTAIPVIGAYYPDWLFCLIGGVILTLITRKVILHKYSGLAFIGIIYTALFALYSMLFWLVFF, from the coding sequence ATGCAAACGGTTAACTCCAGCATTGTGATACCGCTGAGAATAATAGGCTGGTTCCTCTCGCTGCCATTATTAACAGGATGCAACTTCTCTACCGCCATTCCGGTCATCGGTGCTTACTATCCCGACTGGCTGTTCTGCCTTATTGGCGGCGTCATCCTGACACTCATAACCCGAAAAGTTATTCTGCATAAATATAGCGGATTGGCCTTTATCGGGATTATTTATACCGCCCTTTTTGCCCTCTACTCCATGCTGTTCTGGCTGGTATTTTTCTAA
- a CDS encoding alkyl/aryl-sulfatase, whose translation MNKSQPFRLSRIFIALVATTGILVNPVLASELSQPASQYTKQQNQHYLTSLPFADRQDFDDAQRGFIAPLPNQGILKNADGKPFYRAEDYKFDINAPAPETVNPSLWRQSQINGISGLFKVTERMYQVRGQDISNITFIEGDTGIIVIDPLVTAGAAKASLDLYYQHRPQKPIVAVIYTHSHTDHYGGVKGIVSENDVISGKVQILAPAGFMEEAISENVLLGNIMSRRALFSYGLLLPRNPQGNIGNGLGVTLTTGLPTIIAPTQSIIKTGEKKVIDGLEFDFLMAPGSEAPSEMHLYIPALKALCTAENTTHTLHNFYTLRGAKTRDTSKWTEYLNETLDMWGSQAEVLFMPHTWPVWGNQHINDYIGKYRDTIKYIHDQTLNMANQGYTMNEIGNMIQLPPTLANNWASRGYYGSVSHDARAVYNFYLGYFDGNPANLDPYGQTDMGKRYVKALGGAKQTIELAQEAYDKGDYRWTSELLKHVISAEPDNQAAKNLQANAFEQLGYQAESATWRGFYLTGAKELREGVRKFTHGTTNSPDTINGMSVEMLLDYMAVRLDSEKASGKHISLNFNLDKGENLNLTLNNSVLNHRQTLQPDADTSFYISRTDLHDVLTGQVKMSDLVHAKKVKVIGKAAKLDEVIAMLDQFDLWVNVVTPN comes from the coding sequence ATGAATAAATCTCAGCCGTTCCGCCTGAGCAGGATTTTTATTGCATTGGTCGCGACTACCGGAATATTAGTTAATCCTGTACTTGCCAGTGAGTTATCCCAACCAGCGTCACAATATACAAAGCAACAGAATCAACATTATTTAACATCATTACCTTTTGCCGATCGCCAGGATTTTGACGATGCGCAGCGTGGTTTTATCGCACCACTGCCTAACCAAGGTATTCTTAAAAATGCCGACGGAAAACCCTTTTATCGCGCAGAAGATTATAAGTTTGATATCAATGCCCCTGCACCAGAAACAGTAAACCCCAGCTTATGGCGACAGTCGCAGATCAACGGTATTTCGGGCTTGTTTAAAGTCACTGAACGGATGTATCAGGTACGCGGCCAGGATATTTCCAATATCACTTTTATCGAAGGTGATACAGGTATTATCGTTATCGACCCATTGGTTACCGCTGGGGCAGCAAAAGCCAGCCTGGACCTCTACTATCAACATCGTCCGCAAAAACCGATTGTTGCCGTTATTTATACCCATAGCCATACCGATCACTATGGCGGTGTGAAAGGCATTGTCTCTGAAAATGACGTGATATCTGGCAAAGTGCAGATTCTCGCCCCGGCAGGCTTTATGGAAGAAGCCATCAGCGAAAACGTATTGCTGGGCAATATTATGAGTCGCCGTGCTCTGTTCTCCTACGGCCTGCTTCTGCCTCGTAACCCACAAGGAAATATCGGCAACGGTCTGGGCGTCACGCTGACAACAGGTCTACCGACCATCATTGCCCCAACCCAATCAATCATCAAAACCGGTGAGAAAAAAGTCATCGACGGCCTGGAGTTCGATTTCCTGATGGCGCCAGGCAGCGAGGCGCCTTCCGAAATGCACTTATATATTCCGGCGCTCAAAGCGCTCTGTACGGCAGAAAATACGACGCACACGCTGCATAACTTCTATACGCTACGCGGTGCAAAAACACGCGATACCAGCAAATGGACCGAGTATCTGAACGAAACACTTGATATGTGGGGCAGCCAGGCAGAAGTGTTGTTTATGCCGCATACCTGGCCCGTCTGGGGTAATCAGCATATTAACGACTATATCGGTAAATATCGCGACACCATCAAGTATATCCACGATCAAACTCTGAATATGGCTAACCAAGGCTATACGATGAATGAGATTGGCAACATGATTCAACTACCACCAACGCTCGCCAATAACTGGGCCAGTCGTGGCTACTACGGTTCGGTCAGCCATGACGCGCGTGCGGTCTACAACTTCTACCTCGGCTACTTCGACGGCAACCCGGCAAATCTGGATCCTTACGGACAGACAGATATGGGTAAACGCTACGTCAAAGCGTTGGGTGGTGCAAAACAGACCATTGAGCTGGCTCAGGAAGCCTATGACAAGGGTGATTATCGCTGGACGTCAGAACTGCTCAAGCACGTGATTTCCGCTGAACCAGACAACCAGGCGGCTAAGAATCTGCAAGCGAATGCGTTTGAACAACTGGGCTATCAGGCCGAGTCCGCCACCTGGCGCGGTTTCTACCTCACCGGCGCGAAAGAACTGCGTGAAGGCGTGCGTAAATTTACACACGGCACCACCAATTCTCCGGACACCATCAACGGCATGAGCGTAGAAATGCTGCTCGATTACATGGCCGTTCGTCTGGACAGTGAGAAAGCATCAGGTAAACACATCAGCCTGAACTTCAACCTGGACAAAGGCGAGAACCTGAATCTGACGCTCAACAACAGCGTGCTCAATCATCGTCAGACCCTGCAACCAGATGCCGACACCTCATTCTATATCAGCCGTACAGATCTGCACGACGTGCTGACAGGCCAGGTGAAAATGAGCGATCTGGTACACGCGAAGAAAGTCAAAGTGATTGGCAAAGCCGCGAAGTTGGATGAAGTGATAGCGATGCTGGATCAATTTGATTTGTGGGTTAATGTCGTTACACCCAATTAA
- the mdtN gene encoding multidrug transporter subunit MdtN has product MESSSKKAPRNKLPALMLVVLALIILVFVIWKLDSSPATNDAYASADTIDVVPEVSGRIVELAVSDNQQVKQGDVLFRIDPRIYEANLAKAQSSLAALDKQIMLTQRSVDAQQYGADSVRATVEKARAAAKQASDTLRRTEPLLTEGFVSAEDVDRARTAQRASAADLNAVLLQAQQAASAVSGVDALVAQRIAVEADIALTKLHLEMATVRAPFDGRVVALKTSVGQFASAMRPIFTLIDTRHWYVIANFRETELKNIHAGTPANVRLMSDSGKVFVGKVDSIGYGVLPDDGGMVLGGLPRVSRSINWVRVAQRFPVKIVVDKPDEEMFRIGASAVATLEPQK; this is encoded by the coding sequence ATGGAAAGCTCGTCGAAAAAAGCTCCGCGTAACAAACTTCCCGCGCTGATGCTGGTGGTACTTGCGCTGATTATTTTGGTCTTCGTCATCTGGAAACTGGATAGCTCACCCGCGACCAATGACGCCTACGCCTCAGCCGACACCATTGATGTCGTGCCAGAAGTCAGTGGTCGCATTGTCGAACTGGCTGTTTCCGATAACCAGCAGGTCAAGCAAGGTGATGTGCTGTTTCGTATCGATCCCCGTATCTATGAAGCGAATCTGGCAAAAGCACAATCGTCCCTCGCCGCTCTGGATAAACAGATCATGCTGACCCAGCGCAGCGTAGATGCACAACAATATGGTGCTGACTCCGTACGGGCTACGGTAGAAAAAGCGCGAGCAGCCGCTAAGCAAGCCAGCGATACTCTGCGCCGTACCGAACCACTACTGACGGAAGGTTTTGTCTCCGCGGAAGATGTTGATCGCGCCAGAACGGCACAACGCGCCTCAGCGGCAGATCTTAATGCGGTGTTATTACAGGCGCAGCAGGCTGCCAGCGCGGTGAGTGGCGTTGATGCCCTGGTAGCTCAGCGCATCGCCGTAGAAGCCGATATCGCCCTGACCAAACTACATCTTGAAATGGCAACAGTACGCGCACCCTTCGATGGCCGCGTGGTGGCATTAAAAACCTCCGTCGGGCAGTTTGCTTCCGCCATGCGACCCATTTTTACCCTGATTGACACCCGTCACTGGTACGTAATCGCCAATTTTCGCGAAACAGAGCTGAAAAATATCCATGCAGGCACACCAGCCAATGTTCGCCTGATGAGCGACAGCGGCAAAGTGTTTGTCGGTAAAGTGGATTCAATCGGCTACGGTGTATTACCTGATGATGGCGGTATGGTGCTGGGCGGTTTGCCGCGTGTTTCCCGCTCTATCAACTGGGTTCGCGTTGCCCAACGCTTCCCGGTAAAAATCGTGGTAGATAAACCGGATGAAGAGATGTTTCGCATCGGCGCATCGGCGGTTGCTACCCTTGAGCCACAGAAATGA
- a CDS encoding carbohydrate kinase family protein: MMERKGVIAAGNMLVDHVHQIVQWPERGWLAEITRSERATGGAPLNVLLTLAKMHTGLPLQAVGLIGQDSDGDYIMAMLEQYHVNRQHVQRTTFAPTSMSQVMTDPSGQRTFFHSPGANRLLDLPAFEQLDTSMKIFHLGYLLLLDSLDMPDEEYGTRSARLLAQMRDNGFETSLDLVSRKGDPRYQPLVMPALRHLDYLVINELEAGEFSGLEIRQPNSELHIPHIATAARELLDAGVRQRVVIHCPEGAWGEAPDLPGVWIPSQYLAQEEIVGSVGAGDAFCAGFLYGCHERWSLTDSVRLAHACARASLLCANAIDGAKTLAELKAEMVDA, translated from the coding sequence CTGATGGAACGCAAAGGCGTTATCGCCGCAGGCAACATGCTGGTCGATCATGTGCATCAAATTGTGCAGTGGCCGGAACGCGGCTGGTTGGCGGAAATCACCCGTAGCGAACGCGCCACGGGCGGTGCGCCGCTTAATGTGCTGCTAACGCTGGCAAAAATGCACACTGGGCTGCCGTTGCAGGCGGTGGGGTTAATCGGTCAGGACAGCGATGGCGACTACATCATGGCGATGCTGGAGCAGTATCACGTTAATCGCCAACACGTGCAGCGCACGACATTCGCGCCCACGTCAATGTCGCAGGTGATGACCGATCCCAGCGGTCAGCGCACCTTTTTCCACTCGCCGGGCGCCAACAGACTGCTGGATTTGCCCGCTTTTGAGCAACTGGATACCTCGATGAAAATCTTCCATCTGGGATATCTGCTGCTGCTCGACAGTCTGGACATGCCGGATGAGGAGTACGGGACGCGTAGCGCAAGGCTGCTGGCGCAAATGCGCGACAACGGCTTTGAAACGTCGTTGGATCTGGTCTCACGCAAGGGCGACCCGCGCTACCAACCACTGGTGATGCCAGCCTTGCGCCATCTCGATTATCTGGTGATTAACGAGCTGGAAGCCGGAGAATTTAGCGGGCTGGAGATCCGCCAGCCCAACAGCGAGCTGCATATCCCGCATATCGCTACCGCCGCGCGCGAATTATTGGATGCAGGCGTACGCCAGCGGGTGGTTATTCACTGTCCGGAGGGTGCCTGGGGTGAAGCGCCGGATCTGCCGGGCGTCTGGATCCCGTCGCAGTACCTGGCGCAGGAGGAGATCGTTGGCAGCGTCGGGGCGGGTGATGCGTTTTGCGCCGGATTTTTGTATGGCTGTCATGAGCGCTGGTCGCTGACGGACAGCGTCAGGTTGGCACACGCCTGTGCGCGGGCAAGCTTGCTGTGCGCCAATGCGATAGACGGCGCGAAGACGCTGGCAGAGCTAAAAGCAGAAATGGTTGACGCCTGA
- a CDS encoding response regulator transcription factor, with the protein MKPVVLVVDDDVAVCSLLQDVLNEHVFAVTACHTGQEALRCIETHPEIALVLLDMMLPDINGLMVLQQVQKMRPGLPVVMLTGLGSESDVVVGLEMGADDYIGKPFNARVLVARVKAVLRRVGVLTAESGGPQTTGLSFNGWHLDTAGCQLRNPQQLKVDLTQGEYSLLLALAQNARRVLSREQLLELTRSDSVEVFDRTIDVLIMRLRRKIEINPHQPMLIKTLRGLGYVFAADVQHHDKAA; encoded by the coding sequence ATGAAACCCGTTGTTCTGGTTGTGGATGATGACGTGGCAGTCTGCTCGCTTTTACAGGATGTGCTGAACGAACACGTCTTTGCGGTGACCGCTTGTCACACCGGACAGGAGGCGTTGCGCTGCATTGAGACTCATCCGGAGATCGCGCTGGTATTGCTGGATATGATGTTGCCCGACATCAACGGTCTGATGGTGCTGCAGCAGGTGCAAAAGATGAGGCCCGGATTACCGGTGGTGATGCTGACCGGGCTTGGTAGCGAGTCGGATGTGGTGGTCGGGCTGGAAATGGGCGCTGACGACTATATCGGTAAACCGTTCAATGCGCGGGTGCTGGTGGCTCGGGTAAAGGCGGTGCTCAGACGCGTTGGCGTGTTAACGGCAGAAAGCGGCGGGCCACAGACCACGGGGCTTTCTTTCAATGGCTGGCATCTCGATACCGCCGGTTGCCAGCTTCGTAATCCTCAGCAATTGAAGGTGGACCTGACGCAGGGGGAATACAGCCTGCTGTTGGCGCTGGCCCAAAATGCCCGCCGGGTGCTGAGCCGGGAACAACTGCTGGAGCTGACGCGTAGCGACAGTGTTGAGGTGTTTGACCGCACCATTGACGTGTTAATCATGCGCTTGCGGCGAAAAATAGAGATTAACCCGCATCAACCGATGTTGATCAAAACCCTGCGCGGGTTGGGTTATGTGTTTGCCGCTGACGTGCAGCATCACGATAAGGCGGCGTGA
- a CDS encoding ketose 1,6-bisphosphate aldolase: MPLISLADGLAHAREHRYALGAFNVLDSHFLRALFAAAKQERSPFIINIAEVHFKYISLDSLVEAVKFEAARHDIPVVLNLDHGLHFESVVRALRLGFSSVMFDGSTLEYEENIRQTREVVKMCHAVGVSVEAELGAVGGDEGGALYGHADESLFTDPMLARDFVDRTGIDALAVAIGNAHGKYKGEPLLDFPRLDAIRQQAAIPLVLHGGSGISDDDFKRAIELGIHKINFYTGMSQAALSAVETRMANRQPLYDEFAELLLGIEEAITDTVSEQMRIFGSAGRV, translated from the coding sequence ATGCCGTTGATCTCACTCGCTGATGGCCTTGCCCATGCCCGCGAGCACCGCTATGCCTTAGGGGCGTTTAACGTTCTGGATTCACATTTCCTGCGCGCGTTGTTTGCCGCAGCAAAGCAAGAACGTTCGCCGTTTATTATCAACATTGCCGAGGTGCATTTTAAATATATCTCGCTAGATTCTCTGGTCGAAGCGGTCAAATTCGAAGCCGCGCGGCATGACATTCCGGTAGTGCTGAATCTTGACCACGGCCTGCACTTTGAGTCGGTGGTGCGAGCGTTACGCTTAGGTTTCAGCTCAGTGATGTTCGATGGCTCCACGCTGGAGTACGAAGAAAATATCCGTCAGACCCGTGAAGTGGTGAAGATGTGCCACGCCGTCGGCGTGTCGGTGGAAGCTGAGTTGGGCGCAGTCGGTGGCGATGAAGGCGGTGCGCTGTACGGTCATGCCGACGAATCACTGTTTACCGACCCAATGCTGGCGCGTGATTTCGTTGACAGAACCGGGATTGACGCGCTGGCGGTCGCCATTGGCAACGCCCACGGCAAATATAAAGGCGAACCGCTGCTCGACTTCCCGCGTCTGGACGCCATTCGCCAGCAGGCGGCAATCCCGCTGGTACTGCACGGTGGCTCCGGCATCAGCGACGACGATTTCAAGCGCGCAATTGAACTCGGCATTCACAAAATCAACTTCTATACCGGCATGTCGCAGGCGGCGCTGTCGGCAGTGGAGACGCGGATGGCGAATCGTCAGCCCTTATACGACGAATTCGCTGAACTGCTGCTCGGCATTGAGGAAGCCATTACCGATACCGTTTCAGAACAGATGCGCATTTTTGGCAGCGCGGGACGGGTCTGA
- a CDS encoding MdtP family multidrug efflux transporter outer membrane subunit, translating to MMNRYLPRLLLCGILSGATVLSGCALIRKDSAPHPQLQPEQISLAKDIHLASSGWPQAQWWRQFNDPQLNSLIEATLSGSHNLAEVKLREEKAQSQTELLEGRSQLQMAALGMVNRQRASANGFLGPYALDAPRLGMDGPYYTEATIGLVAGLDLDLWGEHRSAVAAAIGAQNAVIAETAAVELSLTTGVAQLYYSMQASYQMLDLLQQTHDVIDYAVKAHQSKVAHGLEAKVPYHGARAQLLAVDKQIVAVEGQIKETRESLRALIGAGAKDLPEIKPVALPTVDTGIPATLSYDLLARRPDLQAMRWYVQASLNQVEAARALFYPSFDIKVFFGLDAIHIDQLFKSTSRQINFIPGLRLPLFDGGRLNANLEGARATSNMMIERYNQSVLNAVRDVAINGTRLQTLNEQRVMQMERVDATHYTQAAADAAYQRGLSSRLLATEAKLPVIAEDMSLLVIDTQRLMQNIQLIKALGGGYQAPANKK from the coding sequence ATAATGAACCGATATCTCCCTCGATTACTCCTCTGCGGCATACTCAGCGGCGCAACGGTCCTTTCCGGCTGTGCACTGATCCGCAAAGATTCTGCACCACATCCGCAATTACAGCCTGAGCAGATCTCACTGGCTAAAGACATTCATCTGGCAAGCTCAGGATGGCCACAGGCACAGTGGTGGCGGCAGTTTAACGACCCACAGCTAAACTCGCTTATTGAAGCAACGCTGTCTGGCTCCCATAACCTCGCCGAAGTGAAGCTGCGTGAAGAGAAAGCGCAGTCGCAGACTGAACTGCTGGAAGGGCGTTCTCAGCTCCAGATGGCAGCGCTGGGCATGGTTAACCGCCAGCGAGCGTCTGCCAACGGCTTCCTCGGCCCCTACGCGCTGGATGCGCCACGATTAGGGATGGACGGCCCCTACTACACTGAAGCGACGATTGGTCTGGTCGCCGGACTGGATCTCGACCTGTGGGGCGAGCATCGTTCCGCTGTCGCGGCAGCTATTGGCGCACAAAATGCCGTGATTGCCGAAACCGCAGCAGTGGAACTCTCCCTGACGACCGGCGTCGCGCAGCTGTATTACAGTATGCAAGCCAGCTACCAGATGCTTGATTTGTTGCAGCAGACCCACGATGTTATTGATTATGCCGTGAAGGCCCACCAGAGTAAGGTCGCTCACGGGCTGGAAGCAAAAGTACCGTACCATGGCGCACGTGCGCAATTGCTGGCAGTGGACAAGCAAATCGTCGCGGTTGAAGGACAAATCAAAGAAACTCGGGAATCACTCCGGGCGCTGATCGGTGCCGGCGCAAAAGATCTGCCTGAAATCAAACCGGTCGCACTGCCAACTGTCGATACAGGAATACCCGCAACGCTCTCCTACGACCTGCTTGCCAGGCGTCCGGACTTGCAGGCTATGCGCTGGTATGTGCAGGCTTCGCTGAACCAGGTCGAGGCCGCTCGCGCCCTGTTTTATCCGAGCTTTGATATCAAAGTCTTCTTCGGTTTAGACGCTATCCATATCGATCAACTGTTCAAAAGCACCAGCAGGCAGATCAACTTCATCCCCGGCCTGCGTTTACCGCTGTTTGACGGAGGTCGTCTGAATGCCAATCTGGAAGGCGCCCGCGCAACCAGCAATATGATGATAGAGCGCTACAACCAGTCGGTGCTCAATGCAGTGCGCGATGTCGCGATTAACGGAACACGTCTGCAAACGCTCAATGAACAACGGGTAATGCAGATGGAACGCGTAGATGCCACGCATTACACGCAAGCAGCAGCAGACGCGGCTTACCAGCGAGGCCTGAGCAGTCGCCTGCTGGCAACAGAGGCCAAATTACCCGTGATCGCAGAAGATATGTCGCTCCTGGTCATAGATACCCAACGACTCATGCAGAATATTCAACTCATCAAAGCGCTTGGCGGAGGTTATCAAGCCCCTGCTAACAAGAAGTAG
- the mdtO gene encoding multidrug efflux transporter permease subunit MdtO — protein MKALNCLPLPLVRLLAFFHEELSEQRPGRLPQIMQLWAGCLLVVLISMTYEIPFLALSLAVLFYGIQSNAFYTKFVAILFVVATALEIGSLFLIYKWSYSYPLVRLIIASLIVLACMFLMRTHRLGLVFFAVSIVAIYGQSFPGMLDYPEVVVRLTLWCIVVGLYPTLLMTLIAVLWFPSRAVNQMREALRARLGDALNYLTAPTTPLAEKYIEREVLALQKLNIFCLADDADWREKSAWWQACVATTTYLYTTLNRYDFTAHNPATRDLQQKLCREITALQDAVARGMPWQSEWELSQAEAATARECGLEPLCQTLLQLGHMDPNTPPAPVAKSPSMVSDAFTNPGYIRYALKTLLACLICYVFYSGTDWEGIHTCMLTCIIVANPSIGSSYQKMALRFGGAFFGAILALLMTIFVMPWLDNIVELLLVLAPLFLMGAWIATGSERSSYIGTQMVVTFALATLENVFGPTYDLVEIRDRAFGILIGTLVSAVIYTFVWPESEAKALPQKLASSLGLLSKLLRIPRQQDAVLMRTYLQMRIGLHATFNACDEMCERVALERQLPGDERIALIQRSQRVIHLGRDILYTWDTTRNDAPTLDNAVLLESATHLADALEKYAADLATASSLPPSIENLSPSQDILPTLPKQERCIIQQITCLPDWTHPTLIPASEQEQGTSQ, from the coding sequence ATGAAAGCACTTAACTGTTTGCCTCTGCCACTGGTCAGGCTATTGGCGTTTTTTCACGAAGAATTAAGCGAACAACGTCCCGGAAGACTCCCACAAATCATGCAGCTCTGGGCGGGTTGCCTGCTGGTGGTACTGATCTCGATGACCTATGAGATCCCCTTCCTGGCGCTTTCGCTTGCCGTACTCTTTTATGGTATCCAGTCCAATGCTTTCTATACCAAATTCGTGGCGATTCTCTTCGTCGTCGCCACAGCATTAGAGATAGGTAGTTTATTTCTGATCTACAAATGGTCTTATAGCTACCCTCTGGTCCGTCTGATCATTGCCAGCCTGATCGTTCTGGCCTGCATGTTCCTGATGCGAACCCATCGTCTGGGGCTGGTTTTCTTTGCCGTGTCGATTGTTGCAATATACGGGCAATCTTTCCCCGGCATGCTCGACTACCCCGAGGTCGTCGTTCGCCTGACGTTATGGTGCATCGTCGTTGGTCTGTACCCCACGCTACTGATGACGCTGATCGCCGTTTTGTGGTTTCCCAGCCGCGCTGTCAACCAAATGCGCGAAGCCCTGCGTGCCAGGCTGGGTGATGCCCTCAATTACCTGACGGCACCGACAACACCGCTTGCGGAAAAATACATCGAACGAGAAGTGCTGGCGCTGCAAAAGCTGAACATCTTTTGTCTGGCAGATGACGCAGACTGGCGAGAAAAAAGTGCCTGGTGGCAGGCTTGCGTTGCCACAACCACCTATCTGTACACTACGCTCAATCGCTACGATTTCACGGCACATAACCCGGCAACCCGCGATCTCCAGCAGAAACTGTGCCGTGAAATAACCGCACTGCAAGATGCGGTTGCTCGAGGTATGCCCTGGCAAAGTGAATGGGAACTCAGTCAGGCAGAAGCCGCAACGGCCCGCGAATGCGGCCTGGAACCCCTGTGCCAAACCCTGCTACAGCTTGGTCACATGGACCCTAATACGCCGCCAGCTCCTGTCGCTAAATCGCCCTCAATGGTATCTGACGCGTTCACCAACCCAGGCTATATTCGCTACGCGTTAAAAACACTGCTGGCATGTCTGATTTGCTATGTCTTTTACTCCGGTACCGACTGGGAAGGCATTCACACCTGTATGCTGACCTGCATTATTGTCGCGAACCCCAGTATCGGCTCGTCATACCAGAAGATGGCACTGCGCTTCGGCGGAGCATTTTTCGGCGCAATTCTGGCCCTGCTGATGACGATTTTTGTCATGCCCTGGCTGGACAATATCGTCGAACTTCTCCTGGTGCTGGCGCCACTTTTCCTGATGGGTGCCTGGATTGCCACCGGTTCAGAACGTTCCTCTTATATCGGAACCCAAATGGTCGTCACCTTCGCGCTGGCAACACTTGAAAACGTCTTTGGCCCAACCTACGACCTGGTGGAAATCCGCGATCGCGCCTTCGGCATTTTGATCGGCACTCTTGTTTCCGCGGTGATCTACACCTTTGTCTGGCCGGAAAGCGAAGCCAAAGCGCTGCCACAAAAACTGGCAAGCTCGCTGGGACTGCTCAGCAAATTACTGCGGATCCCGCGTCAGCAGGATGCTGTTCTCATGCGCACTTATCTTCAGATGCGTATTGGTCTCCATGCGACGTTTAACGCCTGTGATGAAATGTGCGAGAGGGTCGCGCTGGAACGCCAACTCCCCGGCGATGAACGCATAGCGCTTATTCAACGTAGTCAGCGCGTTATTCACCTGGGCCGTGACATTCTCTATACCTGGGATACCACCCGAAATGACGCCCCGACGCTGGATAACGCGGTATTGCTGGAGAGCGCAACACACCTGGCCGATGCGCTGGAAAAATACGCAGCCGACCTGGCAACAGCATCCAGCCTTCCGCCGTCGATTGAAAACCTGTCCCCATCTCAAGACATTTTACCAACGTTACCCAAACAGGAGCGCTGCATCATACAGCAGATAACCTGTTTACCCGACTGGACTCACCCGACGCTAATACCAGCAAGCGAGCAGGAGCAAGGAACCTCCCAATAA
- a CDS encoding D-lyxose/D-mannose family sugar isomerase — MKRSAINEILGHTRQFFSQHDVHLPPFASFPPTQWRKLDAAAWSEVFDLKLGWDVTAFGGNNFAAQGLTLFTLRNGSPKGMPYEKCYAEKIMHVRDAQATPMHFHWRKREDIINRGGGNLIVELWNAGIREQTEDSDVSVVIDGCRQTHTAGSQLRLTPGESICLPPGLYHSFWAEEGFGDVLVGEVSSVNDDDHDNHFLQPISRYNDIEEDEPALLVLCNEYRLFR; from the coding sequence ATGAAACGCTCCGCAATAAACGAGATCCTTGGTCACACGCGCCAGTTTTTCTCTCAGCACGACGTGCATCTCCCCCCTTTTGCCAGCTTCCCCCCGACCCAATGGCGCAAGCTTGATGCCGCTGCCTGGAGCGAAGTGTTCGACCTTAAGCTCGGTTGGGATGTCACCGCGTTTGGCGGCAACAATTTCGCCGCGCAAGGATTAACGCTGTTCACCCTGCGTAATGGTTCGCCGAAAGGCATGCCTTACGAGAAATGCTACGCCGAGAAAATCATGCATGTTCGCGATGCACAGGCCACGCCGATGCATTTTCACTGGCGCAAACGCGAAGACATTATCAATCGCGGCGGCGGCAATCTCATTGTAGAACTGTGGAATGCAGGGATCCGCGAGCAAACGGAAGACAGCGACGTTAGCGTGGTAATTGACGGCTGCCGGCAAACCCATACCGCAGGCAGTCAACTGCGCCTGACGCCGGGTGAAAGCATATGCCTGCCGCCGGGCCTGTATCACAGCTTCTGGGCGGAAGAAGGTTTTGGCGACGTGCTGGTTGGCGAGGTCTCTTCTGTTAATGACGACGACCACGACAACCATTTTCTGCAACCGATTTCCCGCTACAACGACATTGAAGAAGACGAACCGGCGCTGCTGGTACTGTGTAACGAATATCGCCTGTTCCGCTAA